A window of Marinobacter salarius contains these coding sequences:
- a CDS encoding ABC transporter ATP-binding protein has product MLVLEDVHTHYGKIEALHGVSVEVKKGEIVSLIGANGAGKTTLLMTVCGNPQATSGRVILQGRDITRDLTSNIMRSGIAIVPEGRRVFSGLTVEENLHMGGFFNTKSEIRKSQDHVYELFPRLKEREHQRAGTMSGGEQQMLAIGRALMSKPNMIILDEPSLGLAPLVIKQIFEIIGKLREEGITVFLVEQNAHQALNLADRGYVLETGRIRLHDTGKNLLANPDVQNAYLGG; this is encoded by the coding sequence ATGCTTGTACTAGAAGACGTCCATACCCATTACGGCAAGATCGAGGCACTTCACGGGGTTTCTGTTGAAGTAAAGAAAGGTGAGATCGTGTCGTTGATCGGTGCCAATGGCGCCGGTAAGACTACCCTGCTGATGACCGTCTGCGGGAATCCTCAGGCCACCTCTGGCCGGGTGATTCTCCAGGGACGGGACATCACCCGTGACCTCACGTCGAACATCATGCGCTCGGGCATTGCCATCGTGCCGGAAGGCCGGCGCGTGTTTTCTGGCCTGACCGTTGAAGAAAACCTCCACATGGGCGGTTTTTTCAACACCAAATCGGAAATCCGCAAAAGCCAGGACCACGTCTACGAACTGTTCCCGCGCCTGAAGGAGCGGGAACACCAGCGGGCAGGCACCATGTCGGGTGGCGAGCAGCAGATGCTGGCCATCGGGCGGGCGCTGATGAGCAAACCGAATATGATCATCCTGGACGAGCCCTCGCTTGGGCTGGCGCCGCTGGTGATCAAACAGATCTTCGAGATTATCGGGAAGCTGCGCGAAGAAGGTATTACTGTGTTCCTGGTGGAACAGAATGCACATCAGGCTCTGAACCTGGCCGATCGAGGCTACGTGCTGGAAACCGGACGCATCCGCCTGCACGATACCGGGAAAAACCTACTGGCCAACCCGGACGTTCAGAATGCCTATCTCGGTGGTTGA
- the livG gene encoding high-affinity branched-chain amino acid ABC transporter ATP-binding protein LivG, whose protein sequence is MLEVQNLSMRFGGLLAVDQVSLDVQEHEIVAIIGPNGAGKTTVFNCMSGFYKPTGGKILFKGGEIQGKPDYKISRLGLVRTFQHVRLFSRMTVVENLLVAQHRHLNTNLLSGILNTPNYREKEQKSLDRAAYWLDRVGLTDMANREAGNLAYGQQRRLEIARCMVTEPELLMLDEPAAGLNPAETKDLNQLIISLKEDYNVSVVLIEHDMSLVMDISDRITVINQGRPLASGTPDEIRRNDDVIKAYLGEA, encoded by the coding sequence GTACAGAATCTGTCGATGCGCTTTGGCGGGCTCCTGGCGGTGGATCAGGTGTCGCTGGACGTACAGGAACATGAGATTGTGGCGATCATCGGCCCCAACGGGGCCGGCAAAACCACGGTATTTAACTGCATGAGCGGTTTCTACAAACCCACTGGTGGCAAGATCCTGTTCAAGGGAGGCGAAATCCAGGGTAAGCCGGACTATAAGATTTCCCGACTTGGTTTGGTCCGAACCTTTCAGCACGTGCGACTGTTCAGCCGTATGACGGTGGTGGAAAACCTGCTGGTGGCCCAGCACCGCCACCTCAACACCAACCTGCTCTCCGGCATCCTGAATACGCCCAACTATCGGGAGAAAGAGCAAAAGTCGCTGGACCGGGCCGCCTACTGGCTGGACCGGGTGGGGCTGACGGACATGGCGAACCGGGAAGCTGGCAATCTGGCCTATGGCCAACAGCGCCGTCTTGAGATCGCCCGCTGCATGGTGACCGAGCCCGAGCTGCTGATGCTGGATGAACCCGCTGCCGGCCTGAACCCGGCCGAAACCAAAGACCTGAATCAGCTGATTATCAGTCTTAAGGAAGACTACAACGTCTCTGTGGTGCTGATTGAGCACGACATGAGCCTGGTGATGGACATCTCCGACCGCATTACTGTAATCAACCAGGGGCGCCCCCTGGCCAGCGGCACACCGGATGAGATTCGCCGCAACGATGATGTCATCAAAGCCTATCTGGGTGAGGCCTGA